One segment of Phaeacidiphilus oryzae TH49 DNA contains the following:
- a CDS encoding sigma-70 family RNA polymerase sigma factor — translation MGAEERDEQAKIPPQGQQGGARSEEASGSPGQVPGQSSTPLDALLDGSSRFAVPEPARPMDAEPGGAAAAGLASDAAPAAGGVGVAEPRDSVGGVAPGGAEGAGSAEGAETAEDTENVQAAEGTARSDGAARSDGAARSDGALGDEEPLPGSDAALTAAVRAGDDAAFEELYRRHAESVRRYARTCCRDSHTAEDLAGEVFARTLQALRAGRGPNIAVRAYLLTAVRNIAATWAKTSQREQLVDDFTVFAAHSPAVAQVDITDPGADDHAMALADRSMVVEAFLGLDETDQMVIWQTAVEEDKPQRLGVLLGKTANAAAVQAHRARDRLAAAFLQAHISSVTDDECERHANRLGQFARGGLRKRASADLREHLKECDRCSAAYLELVELNSSLRQLLPGGVLVWVGIGYFSAAAAAVGGAAVAATGAAATGAAAGAGAAGGSSGGAGAAGGAAAEGLGTPAKAAIVAGVVVAAGAGLAFALAGGSHPKAQAARPVPPRASAPAAPHSPAPSPKPRPTPHPAPPPAPRPTPKPTPKPTPPPSPRPTPKPTPRPSPKPTPTPPPKPTPPPADYYVDSLQYSGIPLQSGGSGPEINTWNSSPVWQRKGAVRIGGTTYQRGITVHAPASTEIDLNRGCRSFDAMAGLDDMTLGLGEARFSVLDAQSGRVLWASGTVKSGQAAVPVHASLSGVRSIRLVVAPAGNGALSQFVDVADWADARFSC, via the coding sequence ATGGGCGCGGAAGAGCGGGACGAGCAGGCGAAGATCCCGCCGCAGGGCCAGCAGGGCGGGGCGAGATCGGAGGAGGCGTCCGGCAGCCCCGGCCAGGTGCCGGGGCAGAGCAGCACGCCGCTGGACGCCCTGCTGGACGGGTCCAGCCGGTTCGCGGTTCCCGAACCGGCCCGGCCGATGGACGCCGAGCCCGGCGGCGCCGCAGCCGCCGGTCTCGCCTCCGACGCCGCCCCGGCCGCCGGCGGCGTGGGCGTGGCGGAGCCGAGGGACTCGGTGGGCGGGGTGGCCCCGGGCGGCGCGGAAGGCGCGGGAAGCGCGGAAGGCGCAGAGACCGCCGAGGACACCGAGAACGTCCAAGCCGCCGAAGGCACCGCCCGTTCCGACGGCGCCGCCCGTTCCGACGGCGCCGCCCGTTCCGACGGCGCGCTCGGCGACGAGGAGCCCCTTCCGGGCTCCGACGCCGCGCTGACCGCCGCCGTCCGGGCGGGGGACGACGCCGCCTTCGAGGAGCTCTACCGGCGGCACGCCGAGTCGGTGCGCCGCTACGCCCGTACCTGCTGCCGCGACTCCCACACCGCGGAGGACCTGGCCGGGGAGGTCTTCGCGCGCACCCTCCAGGCCCTCCGCGCGGGCCGCGGGCCGAACATCGCGGTCCGGGCCTATCTGCTGACCGCGGTCCGGAACATCGCCGCGACCTGGGCGAAGACCAGCCAGCGCGAGCAGCTGGTGGACGACTTCACGGTGTTCGCCGCCCACTCGCCCGCTGTCGCCCAGGTCGACATCACCGACCCCGGGGCCGACGACCACGCGATGGCGCTGGCCGACCGGTCGATGGTGGTGGAGGCCTTTCTCGGGCTGGACGAGACCGACCAGATGGTGATCTGGCAGACCGCGGTCGAGGAGGACAAGCCCCAGCGGCTCGGGGTGCTGCTGGGCAAGACCGCCAACGCGGCGGCCGTCCAGGCGCACCGGGCGCGGGACAGGCTGGCCGCCGCCTTCCTCCAGGCGCACATCTCCTCGGTGACGGACGACGAGTGCGAGCGCCACGCCAACCGCCTCGGCCAGTTCGCCCGCGGCGGGCTGCGCAAGCGGGCCTCCGCGGACCTTCGGGAGCACCTCAAGGAGTGCGACCGCTGCTCGGCGGCCTATCTGGAACTGGTCGAGCTGAACAGCAGCCTCCGGCAGCTGCTGCCCGGGGGTGTACTGGTCTGGGTCGGCATCGGGTACTTCAGCGCGGCGGCAGCGGCGGTCGGCGGCGCGGCGGTGGCCGCGACCGGTGCCGCCGCGACCGGTGCCGCCGCGGGCGCGGGCGCGGCGGGCGGGAGCTCCGGCGGCGCCGGGGCGGCCGGCGGCGCGGCGGCGGAGGGCCTCGGCACTCCGGCGAAGGCCGCCATCGTCGCGGGAGTGGTCGTCGCGGCCGGCGCGGGCCTGGCCTTCGCGCTGGCCGGTGGCTCGCACCCGAAGGCGCAGGCGGCCCGCCCGGTTCCGCCGCGCGCCTCGGCGCCCGCGGCGCCGCACAGCCCCGCGCCGTCCCCGAAGCCCAGGCCCACCCCGCATCCCGCCCCGCCGCCCGCCCCGCGGCCGACGCCGAAGCCCACCCCCAAGCCCACCCCGCCGCCGTCTCCCCGGCCCACGCCGAAGCCGACCCCCCGGCCCTCCCCCAAGCCGACGCCGACGCCTCCGCCGAAGCCGACTCCCCCGCCGGCCGACTACTACGTCGACTCGCTGCAGTACTCGGGGATCCCGTTGCAGAGCGGCGGCTCCGGCCCGGAGATCAACACCTGGAACAGCTCGCCGGTCTGGCAGCGCAAGGGCGCGGTGCGCATCGGCGGCACCACGTACCAGCGCGGGATCACCGTCCACGCGCCCGCTTCGACCGAGATCGACCTCAACCGCGGCTGCCGTTCCTTCGACGCGATGGCCGGGCTGGACGACATGACCCTCGGCCTCGGCGAGGCCCGGTTCTCCGTGCTGGACGCGCAGAGCGGACGGGTCCTGTGGGCCTCGGGCACGGTGAAGTCGGGACAGGCGGCCGTGCCGGTGCACGCCTCGCTCTCCGGGGTGCGCTCGATCCGGCTGGTGGTGGCGCCCGCGGGGAACGGCGCCCTCTCCCAGTTCGTGGACGTCGCCGACTGGGCGGACGCCCGGTTCAGCTGCTGA
- a CDS encoding TetR/AcrR family transcriptional regulator, with protein MDARRNLESVLRAAREVFGELGYGAPMEEVARRAGVGVGTVYRRFPSKEVLVQRIAAEEVAWLTGQARDALAAGGQGPWDALAGYLSRAVSSGAGRLLPPEAFRYAEAISRGQTPGRPGWPGAPGTPTTPATARTAGTAASPNSAGQSGAAQGGAGQGGAGQAASAQLGGPEAAAGPGRDEADADPTELLGLLGRLVERAREAGELRSGVTVADVVLVLTASVPAYATGEPRVGERPGAQMPQAPQAPQAPRVGLGPDNGFRYPTPDSAVHRTASVPPQGNGQVTGPGGQLPPQGAAPGVTGASSRLLRILLDGLRTG; from the coding sequence GTGGACGCCCGCAGGAATCTGGAGAGCGTGCTGCGCGCGGCGCGCGAGGTGTTCGGCGAACTCGGTTACGGGGCGCCGATGGAGGAGGTGGCGCGGCGCGCCGGAGTCGGCGTGGGCACGGTTTACCGGCGCTTCCCCAGCAAGGAGGTGCTGGTGCAGCGGATCGCGGCCGAGGAGGTCGCGTGGCTGACCGGGCAGGCCAGGGACGCGCTGGCGGCCGGCGGGCAGGGGCCGTGGGACGCGCTGGCGGGGTACCTGTCCCGGGCGGTGTCCTCGGGCGCCGGCCGGCTGCTGCCGCCTGAGGCGTTCCGCTACGCCGAGGCGATCTCCCGGGGTCAGACGCCCGGGAGGCCGGGGTGGCCAGGGGCACCGGGGACTCCGACGACGCCGGCCACGGCAAGGACGGCGGGGACGGCGGCGAGCCCGAACAGCGCCGGCCAGAGCGGTGCAGCGCAGGGTGGTGCCGGTCAGGGCGGTGCGGGCCAGGCCGCGTCGGCCCAGCTCGGTGGGCCGGAGGCGGCCGCCGGGCCGGGCCGGGACGAGGCGGACGCCGACCCGACCGAGCTCCTCGGTCTCCTCGGCCGGCTGGTCGAACGGGCGCGCGAGGCGGGCGAGTTGCGGAGTGGGGTGACGGTCGCGGACGTGGTGCTGGTGCTGACCGCCTCGGTGCCCGCCTACGCGACCGGCGAGCCGCGGGTCGGCGAGCGCCCGGGGGCTCAGATGCCCCAGGCACCCCAGGCGCCCCAGGCGCCGCGGGTCGGCCTCGGCCCCGACAACGGGTTCCGCTATCCGACGCCGGACAGCGCCGTCCACCGGACGGCGTCCGTACCGCCGCAGGGGAACGGGCAGGTGACGGGGCCGGGTGGGCAGCTGCCGCCGCAGGGTGCCGCGCCCGGGGTGACCGGGGCCTCGTCCCGGCTGCTGCGGATCCTGCTGGACGGCCTGCGTACCGGCTGA
- a CDS encoding PrsW family intramembrane metalloprotease, translated as MSSPPPGAQPGPLAEQPQQPSPYPVPALTAEQPKFTLPARLRYKARPRAWLESRALRIGAVFTVLAICGAVILAIVHRQTGTEGFLVGLVVAVLPVPLVLGVFLWIDRVDPEPVPNLLFCFAWGACAATLIAIIANSWTTGLLVSHQGAGGQQVGASFVAPLVEETCKGTAILLLFLVRRRDFDGIVDGIVYAGFTATGFAFTENVLYIGRTVLEEHADGGGIGITVFTFLLREVMSPFAHPLFTAMTGVGFGLAAIARRRALRILAPIGGWVCAMVMHGAWNGSSGFGILGFLLVYLCFMLPVFCLMVWLVLWARKDELKVISQQLPVYAWAGWLTAPEPLVLSSMATRRHARDLARYTQGPVGERIMREYQAFATSLAFLRQKAERGTTRGTEFTEREQELLHHLWSRKDQLSEVFAQVGAREWYRRQNRAAWPPPMPYNAPVPYPGGPGPYPGGPGQAAFQAIQAQPPYSQPQPHGGPPPYRQAGHPAGYPAGPAERRPWSPPHSGGPYPPAQAYGYPLPQAQPQAHPQPLPLPQAQPQPPTQPADAWPPPQQAERRDGRPPAADAPSAATAQPARQREPEPEPEHEHEQKQDRPAPPRTGDPFAPPAR; from the coding sequence GTGAGCAGCCCGCCACCCGGAGCACAGCCGGGTCCACTCGCGGAACAGCCGCAGCAGCCGTCGCCGTACCCGGTGCCCGCGCTGACCGCCGAGCAGCCCAAGTTCACGCTGCCCGCGCGGCTCAGGTACAAGGCGCGGCCGCGAGCCTGGCTGGAGAGCAGGGCGCTGCGGATCGGCGCGGTCTTCACCGTCCTGGCCATCTGCGGAGCGGTGATCCTGGCCATCGTCCACCGCCAGACCGGCACCGAGGGCTTCCTGGTCGGGCTGGTGGTCGCGGTGCTGCCGGTGCCGCTGGTGCTCGGGGTGTTCCTGTGGATCGACCGGGTCGATCCGGAGCCGGTGCCCAACCTCCTCTTCTGCTTCGCCTGGGGGGCCTGCGCCGCCACCCTGATCGCGATCATCGCCAACAGCTGGACCACCGGGCTGCTGGTCAGTCATCAGGGCGCGGGCGGCCAGCAGGTCGGCGCGAGCTTCGTGGCCCCGCTGGTCGAGGAGACCTGCAAGGGCACCGCGATCCTGCTGCTCTTCCTGGTCCGCCGGCGGGACTTCGACGGGATCGTGGACGGCATCGTCTACGCCGGGTTCACCGCCACCGGCTTCGCCTTCACCGAGAACGTGCTGTACATCGGCCGCACGGTGCTGGAGGAGCACGCGGACGGCGGCGGGATAGGCATCACCGTCTTCACCTTCCTCCTCCGCGAGGTGATGTCGCCGTTCGCCCACCCGCTCTTCACCGCGATGACCGGGGTCGGCTTCGGCCTGGCCGCGATAGCCCGCAGGCGGGCGCTGCGGATCCTGGCGCCGATCGGCGGCTGGGTGTGCGCGATGGTGATGCACGGCGCCTGGAACGGCTCCTCCGGCTTCGGCATCCTCGGCTTCCTCCTCGTCTACCTCTGCTTCATGCTGCCGGTCTTCTGCCTGATGGTCTGGCTGGTGCTGTGGGCGCGGAAGGACGAGCTGAAGGTGATCTCCCAGCAGCTCCCGGTGTACGCGTGGGCCGGCTGGCTGACCGCCCCCGAGCCGCTGGTCCTCTCCTCGATGGCGACCCGGCGGCACGCCCGCGACCTGGCCCGCTACACCCAGGGGCCGGTGGGCGAGCGGATCATGCGGGAGTACCAGGCCTTCGCCACCTCGCTGGCCTTCCTCCGGCAGAAGGCCGAGCGCGGCACCACCCGCGGCACCGAGTTCACCGAGCGCGAGCAGGAGCTGCTGCACCATCTGTGGAGCCGCAAGGACCAGCTCTCGGAGGTCTTCGCGCAGGTCGGGGCGCGGGAGTGGTACCGCAGGCAGAACCGTGCCGCCTGGCCGCCGCCGATGCCGTACAACGCGCCGGTGCCGTACCCGGGCGGGCCGGGGCCGTACCCGGGCGGGCCGGGGCAGGCCGCCTTCCAGGCGATACAGGCGCAGCCGCCGTACTCTCAGCCGCAGCCGCACGGCGGGCCACCGCCCTACCGGCAGGCCGGCCACCCCGCCGGCTACCCGGCGGGCCCCGCCGAGCGCCGCCCGTGGTCCCCGCCGCACTCCGGCGGCCCGTACCCGCCGGCGCAGGCGTACGGCTACCCGCTGCCGCAGGCCCAGCCGCAGGCGCATCCGCAGCCGCTGCCGCTGCCGCAGGCCCAGCCGCAGCCGCCGACCCAGCCCGCCGACGCCTGGCCCCCGCCGCAGCAGGCCGAGCGCAGGGACGGCCGCCCGCCCGCGGCTGACGCTCCGTCAGCCGCCACCGCGCAGCCGGCCCGGCAGCGCGAGCCGGAGCCGGAGCCGGAGCACGAGCACGAGCAGAAGCAGGACCGCCCCGCGCCGCCCCGCACCGGCGACCCCTTCGCCCCTCCGGCCCGCTGA
- the trmB gene encoding tRNA (guanosine(46)-N7)-methyltransferase TrmB encodes MTSAFPSTPTPAAPDVPDHQRVRSYHPRRGRMTDAQRTAMEALWPVYGRDIDGEPLDLAEFFGSPRPVVLEIGFGMGDATAAMAEADPGTGILGVDIHTPGHGNLLRLVAAKGLENVRVAQGDAVILLRDMLEPASLAGLRVYFPDPWPKKRHHKRRLIQPEFLRLAVSRLAPGALVHCATDWEPYAEQMLEVLSAEPGLVNAYPEGDGWAPRPDWRPMTKFERQGLARGHVVRDLLFRRAGGPAPSAPRRPSA; translated from the coding sequence GTGACCAGCGCCTTCCCCTCCACGCCCACGCCCGCCGCCCCGGACGTCCCGGATCACCAGCGGGTGCGCAGCTACCACCCGCGCCGCGGCCGGATGACGGACGCCCAGCGCACCGCCATGGAGGCGCTCTGGCCGGTCTACGGCCGGGACATCGACGGCGAGCCGCTCGACCTCGCCGAGTTCTTCGGCTCGCCCCGCCCGGTGGTGCTGGAGATCGGCTTCGGGATGGGCGACGCGACCGCGGCGATGGCCGAGGCCGACCCCGGGACCGGGATCCTCGGCGTGGACATCCACACCCCGGGACACGGCAACCTCCTCCGGCTGGTCGCCGCCAAGGGCCTGGAGAACGTGCGGGTGGCCCAGGGCGACGCGGTGATCCTCCTCCGCGACATGCTCGAACCCGCCTCGCTGGCCGGCCTCCGGGTCTACTTCCCGGACCCGTGGCCGAAGAAGCGGCACCACAAGCGGCGGCTGATCCAGCCGGAGTTCCTGCGGCTCGCCGTCTCCCGACTGGCCCCCGGCGCGCTGGTGCACTGCGCCACCGACTGGGAGCCGTACGCCGAGCAGATGCTCGAGGTGCTCTCGGCCGAGCCGGGCCTGGTGAACGCGTACCCGGAGGGCGACGGCTGGGCGCCGCGCCCCGACTGGCGCCCGATGACCAAGTTCGAGCGCCAGGGCCTGGCCCGCGGCCATGTCGTCCGCGACCTGCTCTTCCGCCGGGCCGGGGGGCCGGCGCCGTCCGCTCCGCGGCGGCCGTCCGCCTGA
- a CDS encoding asparagine synthase-related protein — protein sequence MRWLVGWSGSTLPTGEGGEALAPVGGRPLWGGPNPAWAVGDWRPDEIRVVSVGTERRREGGTTDPDHRPERSPARLAVLGRCGATDAQLRGGLQAAYGGALRHLSSWPGSYTVVLTIGARTVVLGDLAGACPVFHTPWAGGTAYATAALPLADLVGARPDPVQLAVRLACPEWAAGGGSSVYAGVLRVPPGHALSINSGRPLVSPYEAEPATVGGPVEGSEAAAIAEVTRSLLESVRLRVRRPGAAGGRISTDLTGGSASTALALLAARIPANAEGPAARVGGRRVAAIPSAPPAGPPAPSAQQARPPIFSEQRWGDPRTWRTVHHGPPLGADGQGDDRPRTGAVRGSWARKGAGAARGGGQTAAGGEPQAWGGPHGGERGPEPGALAGEVPGGEPGVERGADGPLGFAFRPAGESAAERPVVRGVAVPGGELAGAGAAAAGAAAGAGGPAAPGEGEEPRATVVAVTSTDGFQPTPVREAELRRAVALAGASPRVEHRIVAAGPETLPYAELSGDLLEGPLTDEPGPGLVGSARLRARLDTAASDHLTGYGARQVLDGHPARLADLLMDRRRRGMVRPVAALARTDGRGHSSVSVVRAARRLARTGYAEGMADTATRLLARRLGAHRGGAGPGAGGAGPASVDALAWCVPGPAAGWLTEDALSAVAVQLRIAARRPPRDERPGGYRARLALHRQAADFRVLAQTVEDSGARLHAPFLDNQVVRAARQIPDPARLRPGARHAVLRAVLTGAGVAELPPDWGAGAPPGPYGAAESVRDGLRQAAPALAEMFTSPLLGEVGLIDAAAVRDALRQAMEGGPVPLDGLAEVVATELWLRRHHNRRGSCWTGMPPSRRRAIAAAPARG from the coding sequence ATGCGGTGGTTGGTGGGCTGGAGCGGCAGCACCCTGCCCACCGGAGAAGGGGGCGAGGCGCTGGCCCCGGTCGGCGGGCGGCCGCTCTGGGGCGGCCCCAACCCCGCCTGGGCGGTGGGGGATTGGCGCCCCGACGAGATCCGGGTGGTCAGCGTGGGCACGGAGCGCCGCCGCGAGGGCGGCACCACGGACCCGGACCACCGGCCAGAACGCAGCCCCGCCCGGCTCGCCGTCCTCGGCCGCTGCGGGGCGACCGACGCCCAGCTGCGCGGCGGCCTGCAGGCCGCGTACGGCGGGGCGCTGCGCCATCTCAGCTCTTGGCCGGGCAGTTACACGGTGGTGCTGACCATCGGCGCGCGCACGGTGGTGCTCGGCGATCTGGCCGGCGCCTGCCCGGTCTTCCACACCCCCTGGGCGGGCGGCACCGCCTACGCGACCGCCGCCCTGCCGCTCGCCGACCTGGTCGGAGCCCGCCCGGACCCGGTGCAGCTGGCCGTCCGGCTGGCCTGCCCGGAGTGGGCGGCCGGGGGCGGCAGCAGCGTGTACGCGGGGGTGCTCCGGGTGCCACCGGGCCATGCCCTGTCCATCAACTCCGGCCGCCCGCTGGTCAGTCCGTACGAGGCGGAGCCGGCGACGGTCGGCGGCCCGGTGGAGGGCAGCGAGGCGGCGGCGATCGCCGAGGTCACCCGCAGCCTGCTGGAGTCGGTACGCCTCCGGGTCCGCCGGCCCGGCGCCGCGGGCGGCCGGATCAGCACCGACCTGACCGGCGGTAGCGCGTCCACCGCGCTGGCCCTGCTGGCGGCCCGGATCCCGGCCAACGCCGAGGGCCCGGCGGCGCGGGTGGGCGGACGCCGGGTGGCGGCCATACCGTCGGCCCCCCCGGCCGGGCCGCCGGCCCCGTCCGCACAGCAGGCCCGGCCGCCGATCTTCAGCGAACAGCGCTGGGGCGACCCCCGAACCTGGCGCACCGTCCACCACGGGCCGCCGCTCGGCGCGGACGGGCAGGGCGACGACCGGCCGCGCACGGGCGCCGTACGCGGCTCCTGGGCCCGCAAGGGGGCCGGTGCCGCGCGCGGCGGCGGCCAGACCGCCGCCGGCGGGGAGCCGCAGGCCTGGGGCGGGCCGCACGGCGGTGAGCGCGGGCCCGAGCCGGGCGCGCTGGCGGGCGAGGTGCCCGGCGGCGAGCCCGGGGTCGAACGGGGAGCCGACGGGCCGCTCGGCTTCGCCTTCCGTCCGGCCGGTGAGAGCGCCGCGGAACGGCCGGTGGTGCGCGGAGTCGCCGTCCCCGGCGGCGAGTTGGCGGGTGCCGGGGCTGCCGCTGCCGGTGCTGCTGCGGGCGCAGGCGGGCCGGCGGCGCCGGGCGAGGGCGAGGAGCCGCGCGCGACGGTGGTCGCGGTCACCTCGACCGACGGGTTCCAGCCGACCCCGGTCCGGGAGGCCGAACTGCGCCGGGCGGTGGCCCTCGCCGGCGCCAGCCCCCGCGTCGAGCACCGGATCGTGGCCGCGGGACCTGAGACCCTCCCGTACGCGGAACTCTCCGGCGACCTGCTGGAGGGCCCGCTCACCGACGAGCCGGGGCCGGGCCTGGTCGGCTCCGCCCGGCTGCGCGCCCGGCTGGACACCGCCGCCTCGGACCACCTCACCGGCTACGGCGCCCGGCAGGTGCTGGACGGCCATCCGGCCCGGCTGGCCGACCTGCTGATGGACCGCAGACGGCGCGGCATGGTCCGCCCGGTCGCCGCGCTGGCCCGTACCGACGGCCGCGGGCACAGCTCGGTGTCGGTGGTGCGCGCGGCCCGCAGGCTCGCCCGCACCGGCTACGCCGAGGGGATGGCGGACACCGCGACCCGGCTCCTCGCCCGGCGCCTCGGCGCGCACCGCGGCGGTGCCGGGCCGGGCGCCGGCGGCGCGGGACCGGCCTCGGTGGACGCGCTGGCCTGGTGCGTGCCGGGCCCGGCGGCCGGCTGGCTGACCGAGGACGCCCTCTCGGCCGTCGCCGTCCAGCTGCGGATCGCCGCCCGGCGCCCGCCGCGGGACGAGCGCCCCGGCGGCTATCGCGCCCGCCTGGCGCTGCACCGCCAGGCCGCCGACTTCCGGGTGCTGGCGCAGACCGTCGAGGACTCGGGGGCCCGGCTGCACGCCCCGTTCCTGGACAACCAGGTGGTGCGGGCCGCCCGGCAGATCCCCGATCCGGCCAGGCTCCGGCCCGGCGCCCGGCACGCGGTGCTGCGGGCGGTCCTCACCGGCGCCGGGGTCGCCGAACTCCCGCCGGACTGGGGCGCCGGCGCCCCGCCGGGCCCGTACGGCGCGGCCGAGTCGGTACGGGACGGGCTGCGGCAGGCGGCCCCCGCGCTGGCCGAGATGTTCACCTCCCCGCTGCTCGGCGAGGTCGGCCTGATCGACGCCGCGGCCGTGCGGGACGCGCTGCGGCAGGCGATGGAGGGCGGGCCGGTGCCGCTGGACGGCCTGGCCGAGGTGGTCGCCACCGAGCTGTGGCTGCGCCGGCACCACAACCGGCGCGGCTCCTGCTGGACCGGGATGCCGCCGTCCCGCCGCCGGGCGATCGCCGCGGCTCCGGCCCGGGGCTGA
- the lhgO gene encoding L-2-hydroxyglutarate oxidase — protein MGVDCEVAVVGGGIVGLATAYAIGRRSPGTRVVVLEKEPRPAAHQTGRNSGVIHSGLYYRPGSLKARYAVRGAREMVAFCREYGVPHEVTGKLVVAVDRAELPRLHALAQRGRDNGIPLRELGATQIADYEPRVAGVGALHVETTGICDYAAAAERMAELAGERYGMRLRTGSAVEAVAVRPDGVTVVTGLAELRARVLVNCAGLQSDRVALMAGYRPPVRILPFRGEFFELAKERRELVRGLVYPVPDPALPFLGVHLTRDVHGGVHVGPNAVPALAREGYGWTTARPRDLAEEAAWPGTWRLARRHWRAELAELHHSLSKRAFTRAVRRLLPEIAAEDLVPAPAGVRAQAVTRDGALLDDFAFGEQERAVHVLNAPSPAATASLPIGREVADRALAALAALEGR, from the coding sequence GTGGGTGTGGACTGCGAGGTCGCGGTCGTCGGCGGAGGGATCGTGGGCCTCGCCACGGCGTACGCCATCGGCCGCCGGTCGCCCGGCACCCGGGTGGTGGTCCTGGAGAAGGAGCCGCGGCCGGCGGCCCACCAGACCGGCCGCAACAGCGGGGTGATCCACAGCGGCCTCTACTACCGGCCGGGTTCGCTCAAGGCCAGGTACGCCGTGCGGGGCGCGCGCGAGATGGTCGCCTTCTGCCGGGAGTACGGGGTTCCGCACGAGGTCACCGGAAAGCTCGTGGTCGCGGTGGACCGCGCCGAACTGCCCCGGCTGCACGCGCTGGCCCAGCGCGGGCGGGACAACGGGATCCCGCTGCGCGAGCTGGGCGCCACCCAGATCGCCGACTACGAGCCGCGGGTGGCCGGCGTCGGCGCGCTGCATGTGGAGACCACAGGCATCTGCGACTACGCGGCGGCGGCCGAGCGGATGGCCGAGCTGGCGGGCGAGCGGTACGGGATGCGGCTGCGCACCGGCAGCGCGGTGGAGGCGGTAGCCGTCCGCCCGGACGGGGTGACGGTGGTGACGGGCCTCGCCGAGCTGCGGGCCCGGGTGCTGGTCAACTGCGCCGGGCTGCAGAGCGACCGGGTGGCCCTGATGGCCGGATACCGCCCGCCGGTGCGGATCCTGCCGTTCCGCGGCGAGTTCTTCGAACTGGCCAAGGAGCGCAGGGAGCTGGTCCGCGGGCTGGTCTACCCGGTGCCCGATCCGGCGCTGCCCTTCCTCGGCGTCCACCTCACCCGGGACGTCCACGGCGGCGTCCACGTCGGCCCGAACGCGGTCCCCGCGCTGGCCCGCGAGGGGTACGGCTGGACCACCGCCCGGCCGCGCGACCTCGCGGAGGAGGCCGCCTGGCCGGGCACCTGGCGGCTGGCCCGCCGGCACTGGCGGGCCGAACTGGCCGAGCTCCACCACTCGCTGTCCAAGCGGGCCTTCACCCGGGCCGTGCGCAGGCTGCTGCCGGAGATCGCGGCGGAGGACCTGGTGCCGGCCCCGGCCGGGGTGCGGGCGCAGGCGGTGACCCGGGACGGCGCCCTGCTGGACGACTTCGCCTTCGGCGAGCAGGAGCGCGCGGTGCACGTGCTGAACGCGCCCTCGCCCGCGGCGACCGCCTCGCTGCCGATCGGCCGCGAGGTGGCGGACCGGGCCCTGGCCGCGCTCGCCGCGCTGGAGGGGCGCTGA
- a CDS encoding universal stress protein → MSDPQSSDPASAPTGGSAETALPVSALPPVGADHPSGVVCALDGSDGSLWALDRAFSEAVAYGRPLYVVSAVDPAPDGFVPGMAEIVQESVDRLLAGMREVALRGIAQVRANRAGRGEEAEPPISLHVLQGSVIETLLSCCTGQHTLVVGTRGNGGFIRLLLGSVSTALVHHADCPVLVVPAPPAPAASAAPGAQAADRPPLSS, encoded by the coding sequence ATGAGCGATCCGCAGAGCAGCGATCCCGCCTCGGCGCCGACCGGCGGCAGCGCGGAGACCGCGTTGCCGGTCTCCGCGCTGCCGCCGGTCGGCGCGGACCACCCGTCCGGCGTGGTCTGCGCCCTCGACGGCTCGGACGGCTCGCTGTGGGCGCTGGACCGAGCCTTCTCCGAGGCCGTGGCGTACGGCCGCCCGCTCTATGTGGTCTCGGCCGTCGATCCCGCCCCGGACGGCTTCGTCCCGGGGATGGCGGAGATCGTGCAGGAGAGCGTGGACCGGCTGCTCGCCGGGATGCGGGAGGTGGCCCTGCGCGGCATCGCGCAGGTGCGGGCCAACCGCGCCGGGCGCGGGGAGGAGGCCGAGCCGCCGATCTCCCTCCACGTCCTCCAGGGCAGCGTCATCGAGACCCTGCTGTCCTGCTGCACCGGGCAGCACACCCTGGTGGTGGGCACCCGGGGCAACGGCGGCTTCATCCGCCTGCTGCTGGGCTCGGTCAGCACCGCGCTGGTGCACCACGCCGACTGCCCGGTGCTGGTGGTGCCGGCCCCGCCGGCACCTGCCGCGTCCGCCGCCCCGGGTGCGCAGGCGGCGGATCGGCCGCCGCTCAGCAGCTGA